Genomic DNA from Nymphalis io chromosome 5, ilAglIoxx1.1, whole genome shotgun sequence:
acaataatatgtatgtcaGAGTATGCTTTAACTCAGTAATTGTTAGATGACACGttttgcaaaataatatatgtgtaaaGTAATTCAAATTGACTCTCCAATGTCGTTTAACAACCTTGTAATATGTAGTGTGTCTGATCtattcttgaaattttaaattatgtttaagaaAACAGTAATGCCGAGGTTGCCTACATAGTAAAATCTAACGGTTTAATTTGCATATAGATATAAACGATGGAATGTTACTACTCGTTATTATAGTGTTGCGTTAAACGGATAAGGTCCACGGTCGCAGCTTGCGCTCCGTCGGTCACGTACGCCCTCAGACTTACGTTTAAAGGCGGCGCCCGccttacaacaacaaaaaaaattatccacTCATCTTTATATCTTCGaagattgaattttaattattctaacgatacaaaaaatatttttatttgtataaaacggacagaaataaataaatatcagtgGGGTGACTATTccgcaatttaatttatttccttttgATTATGATTCAACTTTAAAATATCATTCGTTGTATCTGATACATTACATGTTATGGTCTTCTGAGAAAATAACTAACAAAGATAAAAGAACATTTTCTcccgttaaatttatttatgaaccaATGCTGTAATTAtgtaaacatttcattttagagataaaaataaattcaaagaatATCTACAAGGTTTACCTGACTAACTGATCTGATTCCCTGAATTTACTAAAGATACTCTTGCTATACATCAAACATGATAAACCGAGAGTTGGCAGCCACTTTGACTAATGTGTAAAAGCCGTATTTTGTGCATACTTGTTTTAATACTAGTAAAATAAGAAATTCataactacatattataaaacaaagtcttaTGCTGCGTTTGTCTGACTGTCTCTCTGGACACGATTGTCTGGACTCAAAGACTACCAAACGGATTGTCAGACGATTTTCACCAATGGATAGAGTGATTCATGAAGAAGgtttagttatattattcattaaagttttgttGATATTGGCTGAAAAATCAAGAtaaatgtcggaaaaaatcataccCACTCGGATCTTTAGTGACGTGTGTCGTGTTATCGTTTTATGTAGAACATTATTCTGCCCTTGCAAAGCCGGAACGGTAGCGATAAAAGTATGGATTTTGCAGTTGCAATAGTGACATCTAAATATTTTCACCAAATATGCTTAATTGTACATCAAAGAATAACATAACATACggagacaaaataaatattacaaggaATGCGCAAATCTTATTACTTAAAGGAACAACTTTTGGGTAGAGGACttgttatagtaaaatttaataaaaacagtgaGTAGTTGATATGgcttaattatattagttaaaagaaatacaacaatatttttacttggcatactttattataattttacaatataaatttaaagttgcATTTTAAGGTGGCAaatctattacattttttatttgataataataaatacaaggcATAGAAACCGCCAacaaaagaaagtttttttttttattcaacagcAAAAATCAGTAATCGATAGTAAGTACCAATTAAAGTGTCAATAATCGaatcaataataatcaaaatgttgCGTTGTCGTACTTACTAGTCCCAGCTTAGTCAAAATAGCTCCCACCTCTCCTGCTataagttatatacataatgtgattctgaaatatattttatataatactctcTGAACAAAtcctttaattcattttttcgATCCAAGCTATTAACTACGTGTATCGAAAAAAACGTCTACAAAAATATCGAATTTCTCAAACACCTTGTTTcactatatttttgtttataattaaaattaaagctgTTTTTATCCGATTCCATGACAACAcgttaatattctatttaaatatttttacgcgTATTTAATACGGTTGTTATAATGACtgttattgaatatttacatCAAACGAGGCCTAACAAAACATCGATTCTGTACACCGATTCGTGTCTTTCAAATCCAAGGTAAATATATACGTAAGCTACTGGGAACAAAGAAAACCACATTTGTATAGAGCTTCTCAAAATTGCACTTTAATCTTGAATCGGTAATGTTTCCATTCCTAATATCCGTCAATGACTAATTATGCGTTAATACAAGTAATGAATCATTTTGATTATGTATTAATGACTGATTTGTACGTCACACAACACATGGGTATCTAAAATTgatcgttattaaataaaaaactgtatATCAAATAATGTATCCATACTTTTAAATaactgatatatattatatattaaagttacaaACTTAGTTTTATATATCAGATCATAGGCAAGGTAAGGTGAACAtcgaaaatactttttttagtacttattttaaaaaggaggaaatgaataaatatagtattatcttatagatatatgtttttacaatttaattttctaatacaatttgttttttttttataaacgtaatgtaaagaattaaaattagtatataaatttctCCGAATAAGAGCTTTTCTGAgttttatatacgttttatGTGAACCAATACGCTTTCAAAGGTTTCACAGGcacttaaaatattacggagAGGGCTTGATTTAGTAGGTTTTTAATAGGAAGGGTCGCTTTTAATTCAGGATGGTACAACATAACGGACTTACTTAGATTGATGTCCTTATTGATCTCTACAACTTATAATGAATTTCTTTATTCATTAAATGACTACAGCATAACAAGAAAGAgattcgtaaatattttatgttaacctTGTGCGATTAAATAACAGTTAAACAATCAACCGATTTTGTCAGCTGACAAAACAATCGATAGTGAAACATAAATGCTACGTCTGGTTACTTGAATGACCTGATTACAGTGTGACGTATTCAGCGACCTCTGAGCAACCGCCACCGGCCACACCGTCACACATGAAGGTTGTCATAACTAGCTGACTCCAATACTGTATTGTATGATTCCGCCAATATCATTAGAAAAGTGACCACTTAGCGTTATTCTATTCCATTTATTCATTCCCACCCGATATCACGTGGTGTACAGAAAATGCATTTAAAGAAAATCATTGgagttttatttaagattttttttatatttaaaactttattaacaatttcaatacacattaatatatatatatatatatatatatatatatatatatatatatatatatatatatatatatatattatatatataggaaaatctgataatatttgttagtatatttatttgataataaatcgatttataaggagattataataattgcaataaattattCGATTTAGAGAAAAACTACTCATTTTCTCAGTttcgtataattataaaaaaaatatttatgatatattttcataaacaaaAGCTTTTATTTCTACTTAAGTAGAATTTTGTAACACTTACTCATATAGTATATAAACgtcattaatgtaatttatataatgtataggaatataagcaattaatttaaaaaatgtgtgaCTTTATTATCatcttaaatgttatattatcaaGGTTTCTGTTCaggaaataatcaaatattgaaCTGCGTGACGTAGTTCGACGTCAAGCTTACCTTTACCGTATACGTAGATGTAGACCGGTGTAATAGGATCAATGCAGTGTCAtgctagttttaatataattttttatcgaatttCTTAAGCAATACGTACATGAATAATGttcttattcattaaataatgtaaatatgtttCATACAGCATGGTTTCCATTCAAAGTATACTACAAGTCGTTCAATTGTGAACAAATACATTGTTTATACTTTGCATTTTTACTTACTATATTCTATTATGTTTTTTTCCTATTAATGTAGATCACTAAACtttacaaattcaatttaaatttatgttaacagaaatgaatgttttcaatatttttgatttaaaatacatatgtaaatgaAAGTTTTCTACAAATAACGGAGGTAgtgaatttttaaacaaagtttagttgtatatacgttataaatatttgaaaagccACAAATAGAAAAATAGATACATTTTGCAACACACTTGTCATCGAGTGATTTGAAACTGGGGCACGACCGCATACATCGATATGATATGACATAATACCTCCTACATAACTACGTGATGACGttgaaatactattttaatagaTACCAGAGATACATAACACACTTATAAATGAAAGCAAATACTGTGTGTGTCGTTAAATACTACGCACAATATGTAGGTCACGGCCGGTACCAGTTTGATTACTAGACGTAAGTAATCAACACGTGATTCCATAATATTTAACTATCTTACAAATTGTATCTTATCTAAAACCTTTACATTTTGTGATTCAATCGCgaaatgtcataaaatattGATCAAGCCCACCTTAGCAACAGATCGTACATGCGGGTTGATCTTATCTTCCAACACAATAGACGGATCATTCTGACGATTACCACCGAAACGATTACCAATCCAAACGTCAACTTGTTAATATAATTGCTTTCATTTTACAAGCAATaaaagttttagttttataatatcttgTGTGTTCTGTAATATTCGTCTAGTAAATCCTctgttatttgtaaaattaaataattttcctcACCAGGTATTTTCCatcaacaatttattatttcatatttgcaTTGTGATGTTATGACAGGCTAATTCAACGCCTTTGAAATGaacttttaactaattttaattttgttgataaATAATACTACTACGACGAACTACGTTCGATttgtagatatataattataaaaataactatatttgaatttatatattaaggatGGTCTTATCTAATAGATAAATATgccatataattataatttgttttcgaATAACGAAATCTTTTGGAGCGATATCGATAATCTTTCGGGTTGGCTAAGTAGAAAATAATACTATGTAAAGcttgaagtaataaatataaggcattataataataacaaaccaTTCATTTTGTTATTGCGTTTTCAAAGATCACTAAACTGAACAGCATAAATCgcaatttttacttataaatacattataaacaatGAATGGTAATGCGTAAATGAATCGGAAACACTTGCCAGAATTCATAAGATACAACTGTTCCTAGAAATAATTACAGGAAGAAAGATATTGAGTGATTGTGTATTATCTTAAACACCTataactttgtattatttttgtaacgaAAATGTTTAcgcagaatatttttaaaaatcactaGAAggctattgtaataataataaaatcaatcacaAGTTTTTAAGATTAGAAGACACTGCTTTTTTGTACGGAATGGCATATAAATCAAGGCCTACGATTCAGATTAATCGTTTAAATCTATTAAACGCATCAAAATATAGTATGCCCGATAACGATATACAAAAGTAAACAAACGTATTCAACATGTACGTGTGAGGAGGCACGTACCATGTGACCATATAggagtaatttataaatatggaaTTTTATTAATGTCGACATACCAAccgttacatttttttagatCACCAGATAGACGTCATATTATGTTACGAGAGTGGTGACTCACGATAAAGATGATTGATATATGGACcgcaatgatatatataataacataaatgtttagaatttttaaatagtttaaacgTTTTCGCAATACATACAGCCATTACAAAGAAATCCAATATATCTAgttagttaaaatatacaagAATATCAAAGATACCTAAGTTTTAAGAAAAAACACGTGTATAGTAGTGATATTACAACaattacaattgcatttttcaaATGTCTaaatttgtctttaaaatttcGGATGTTCGACGGTGAATTTAAacataaagttgaaattttgcATGTATCAGAGTTATCCAAAACATGTAAGtgcatcaacccgcattgaagcagttTAAAGAATTACGAGTAAGATTCAAGTCCTTCTCTTTATCAAGATTCGAGGCATTTGTCTAACAGTGCGTTATTAAAAgccataattaataattaactagGATTAGGCTTAAGAATCTGCTCCATAATTCTTCTTCTTATATTTAAagctacttatttttattttgtaggttATAGTTTTTGCAAGATCTCTGTTTCAAAGATAGTTTAAAGGTTACGCTGTAGTTACTtagtaattttaacatatttaaccCTATTTTTCATATAAGCACGTAATATCTACATcgagaagactcaattgtaaatatttcgtttaaatgAACTAGTGTATGttgttgattgtataattgtaggTCGTTTTGTGgactacataaaaaaaaaaaaatctattaccaGAATATATGCTTACGCATAATGTAACATTTCCAGAAGATAAGGGAAGAAAAGAATGTTCCCTTACATTAAAATGATTCTagaagtatgtattttatttgtatgtaaatattttcattatttttttgtattaatttaagagTAAATActcttttttctaatttttgcatctttgaaattatatagatctaaaaaatatttatttataaatagatacttATTCATACAGCTAAGCCCCATTTTTTCCTTAACAATGATTTTTGTTTCTAGGAATGTTCATTTTATGTAAGTGTACATATTTCTGTGAAAAAAATGTGATTCAATTTTGGatgaaaactaaatttaaagaaCCTTTATAAAACatctttattttcattgtttactttaataactactattataaacaataagctATACGTATTGccgttttcaaataataaatataacaaggtAAATTGATAAAAGTTACAACTAACAACCCACAAATGGTCCACAGCTGGGTAGCTCCTCGCCTCACAAGAAGCAGATTTAGTATCAGCCGACCATAAACATGTAGCACTTttattagatacatgcaggcaTGCATGCTTTCTTTAAGGTAACGAAGCTCTACTACCAAATAcaggatgaattataaaaacgaactaagcataaaaaaaatttgaagccGCAAAAGTAATTGAAGTTTTCCATCCATGTTTTTTATCCAATGGGCCATATCGGCTCACTGAATCAGCACTTAGTGAATGTTTATTCTTGAAATTTGTAATGGTACAAAAAAAGggtttttgttaaatgttaaagtttttaaaaaaaaaatggtgaatGGCATTTATGAAACTGCTATATCACAAGATTCAGTCACTTCGCtaataatagaattttataaagaaatcgtTTTTTTCTTAAGTTGTCATTTATATTTGTTGtgattaaaataactttcatgAAATTGGtttgataaatgaaataaaatcccGTTTTAGCTACTAGTGCGAGTATTTCAACGAATATttctcaaataatattaaaaatcatgcATATTCGATACATCATGTTACTTTAACTAAAACCTATCTCGTggtaataattcaatatttcatacctatttaatatgtatagatCTATGctgtaaacataaatattttcaaatactttttatgtattaaattacataagacTATTGTAtcatttttagtaaaaagttcaataagttttttttttcaataaaagccCGCATGTTTGTTTAAAACTGTTTGAAACATAAGATTGATATCGTGCGCTGTGCTAGTAAGACCTCGATCGTTCAACTTCCTATCCCGAGTATGTTGTCATCAGGGATAACAGGCAAGGTGATAAGAAAGTGTGTCAAGATCAGGTCTAAATTTACAAAAGTTACCAGTCGTGCtgggataaaatatttaaatgacgtAAATTGTTAGCAGTAAGCTTCAACGTAATATCCAAGCTTACTTCATATCAGTTTCACCGGTAAATTTTAGTCTTAACATGAAAATGcgttattagttaatattagaCTAAACATAAACActaaaaattgaatatatatgtaaatatgttaaagtGTTGAGATATACCCTAGATTATGGTTTAATATTGGAGACAAATGAGTCTATCCAGTGGCTTGTCTAAGAAAACATCGTAGAATAACTTAACCTGTCGGAAATAACTTGATATACGTCTGACCAATCCGCATTGCAGCAGTTTTGTGAAGGGATGTAtgcattgtaataaattgtaCCAAAAACTTTGATATAAATCAATCTagcaagtttattttaaatcaatgtaTCGTTGTAAACGTTTTACCTgtcaattatattcaaatagatACAAGGCAATATTTAACGAACTGTAAATTATCATCCATTGAGAGCTTGATTAAAGTAATTGATATACAACTTCTTAATTTTACCAACCGCACTGCTAATTCTAGATAAATCTGATCAAGGGCGGAATACAATTAAACTTGCAACGTTGTCTGAAACTTATTTAGTGAGTGACAACCAAACAACACAATTTATATCAGCAAAGTTATAACTTACATGTTGCGTTGTTATTAGGTAGCACCTTACCAGAATAATATACCATTACTCTTAGCGATCCACATCTGTCCTTTACGTAGTCTAAACTCACGAGGAAATTAGAAAACTTGGAATCTAGATTACTGGTAATTCATTTTACTAAGAATGTATATTTCTGTACGTAGGCGCCGATGACGGATAACGCTCCGCTAAGTGCGAGTTACCATATAATGACGCTTCAGTTCGACGATAGCGCTGTTAACACACGGACGTTTCTTTATAATAGCAGCTTAAAACATTTACGAATTTAATATAcgcacaataaaaaaaatatcttttcgtATTTAATTTGAACTTGGAATATTTGATTgaactgttttttatttatcttcatgTGTTGTGAAATGCGCGTGTGTGCTGAGGAGAGACAGTGCGTTCGGTGTGCGCCGGCCCGTTGGCTAAAACGCCGTGCTGCTAGAATGGCACGTTCAATCGAGATTTTGCATTTACAGTTCAAACGGATGCTGAACAAGGAGCTGAGCCATTTCTCAGAGTCAAGCAAATCCGGAAACCAGATCTCGGAATACATCTGTTCTACTTTCTTGGgtatgtattatttgtatattactttaattatacttaatctttgcattttagttaaattaatttgaattaagagttgaatatagaaaataatattttatagaaaaccgTAAACCTTCACAACTAATGTATTTgagaaattttaacatttatgctaacacaatatataatatgttcaaTTTGCAAAGAAACATAGTAAGCAGATATATTTCTCTCATATCTTTCAACTTGACGCATTGCTTTTATTATTGTACGATAAAAATACGTATTAACTAAATGCAATAACATCTTGTTTATCATTTACGACTATATAACAAAATAGTTGATAATAATCCAAGTCTGTACAAGTTGTTATGAATGTTATAtctaattatgattttatatattacgcataaacaattatttattcaaatgataCAATAtactaatcattaataaaaatataatagtatctagttgtatatttattaacttaaatcaAAAAGAAAACTCTAGATGCACTGAGAGCACGCTATTATAATCTAGGCTAtctcttttttattacaatgtagtatttaatatttattatattttatcaaagtatttaataatggaACAGAAATAACCATTCGATCTAAATGATCGATATGAACTTCATTTCAATAAACTGTACCTATTCATTCTAGGTTAACGTTTAAAATTCagagaataatattttgtattattgatTTGTAGTTCGGAAATAGAACATAAAAGATAAGTCGGTGCGAATACATTtggactatatttatattatatttatattatagtttttgtatttttatatatatgtggaCTCTCCGGGCGAAACTGCTTTTGGCTGACATCGCGTAGTTTTGATAATGTTCATTCTAGTTTTTACAGTCTTTTGATCGTAAGATAGGTAATTACTAAATAAGCTAGAATGAACTGACGGGAGCAAGAAAACGACATTAGGTAATAGCTTAAACGTTTCGAAAGTAGTTCCCAAAGTAAACCATAATAAAATTAGGCAAGATAATAAAAACGGAATATGATTGattcatgtaaataaatttaaataaacattaatatgtttatttaaattaaacgataTCGTATATTCAACTTTTCCTTATTATTGGAGTAGGttctttacttaataaatttatgttttatgataAACAGTTCCTAATAACTACTACGCGTGTTTACATATAGAAATTTAGTAAAAAAGCTAAAATTAAATGACACAGAAAAATATTCTCTTTGTTGTTTGTCTCTTCAATTTTCAATTAACGTACGTCACATAAAGTTCCTCCAATGTTTAACAAAttcattctatttttatattgacatttcGTATTATCATCGATTGATTTCAAGTTTTCTATTATTGTTCATAAGTCTAAACGTATCAAATAAAATGCGAATTCgtgtaataattttttgttgttattttacacattaattattgtattttttatgtacttcaTTGATCCGAATGAGACTATAATATCTCACAGAGATTAAAGTCAAACTTAGATAGCAAAATATTCGGCTGTTCGGTAATTTCTTGGAATTCTTATACGTAAATAAACATTGAACGAAAATGTATTACAAACTGCTAATGTACATAACTTGCATGCTAGGAATATTATTGGCAttccaaaacattttatttggcAATTTATGTTGTAaactgtataattaattatttttagtaaatttcaatattatttactaaaaatggaATAATAGGTACTAGTAATTATATATCAAGGCCCGTCTTACATATGCTGGAGATGGCATATTGGgatcataatttatttgttttgcttCTCCGCGCTTACGCGAtgcttttgataatattatttactaaaagtaaAGTTCAATTAATGTAAAGATACATTTCAAATTGTACTATTGTtaacaaagattatttaaacttttaaaaatatataatacttatgcGTCTTAGGCGCTCGTTCCAATGcctccttaattttttttttttttgtaaaaaattattcgGCAAGAATTGTGCACTTGTGCGTGTATGTAGTTATGTTACGTTGATGGTACTATGCcagaaacttttttaattattattttatattattaagtgtCTACAATATCTGCACAGTTTTAACTCAAACAAATGAACGATACATGAATGCatagaaaacaaacaaaaaaagcaattataaacataattatatgataatattacttacattcctttaaagtaaaacaaacaaGTTGTCTCtttcaatcaaaaatatttgtatatttttccaCAAGTTCCACGAGctcgattttattttagtacatcaaaaaacattaaaatatattatatctatatatctcTCACTGCGCCGTTATATTACTTGCTTGATTTTCTAGAAAATAAACGCGCAGTAAGGAGGTACTTGTACTATCAAATTAATCTGAGATAATAATCCATCGTAACGTACTTATGTATTCATTTGGATTATTCAATAaactaattttagttttttaatctaGTCGtgtaatttaatgataattagtCACAAAACTCTATAGGTGCTAAATATAACTTACAATCATCGTGTAAATCATATTATGTGtattgcatttattaaaaaatatatttgtttatttattcgtattagATTATCATTTTCTCGCCAATAATAAATCAGAATATTCAGATTTATGgtgttattgttaattttaaagcatttaTAAAATCGATTTATCGAAGACTAATAAAATGAATTGCTTATAAAACATTGATAGCAATGATGACCCaaaaatgtgtattattataattcatattaggCACTTCATATTTTTACCTACTTTCTTTCGGCATTGATACCCAATGACACAATTTtggcacagataataaaatttattaggtGTTCCTATTTCCAATACGCAGTTTGTACTCTGTTATTAATTCTAGGTCATCATAACATTTGCTAGACCGCACGTCGACTCCTGTTATCAACTATTTCCATTGTTAATCAAACAATATATCTCATTATCTACGTATAGGACTTGtaaaaatttaagataaataatttatttgcatatattattaattatttatgtattcaattATTACATTTGTCACATTacgttattttgttattaaattaattataaatttactttttctaGATAAACAACAAGAGCTTGATTTACCATCGCTACAAGTCGATGAAACCACTGAAAGgacaaagaaaaaagaaaaaccaCGTCATGCCGGACCAGGGGCTACTATGTCCCAAGTAAGTATAGTAAGTAAACACAACTGATTAAAATtcctaattattttaagaaattatacaGTCCTTTAaaggatattatttaaacaataaaatatattgatataaaaaacttCATTCGACATATTtgtacataatacatttttttttcagatttctGGCGTGAAAAGGGCTCTTACACATACGAACAGCTTCACAGGAGAACGTGTCCCAAGATATGGAGTTGAAACACCCCATGAAGAAGAGTTAGGCCGCTGTTTGGGCGAACTAGATCGCTGGGGAGTTGATATTTTCCGCATTGGAGATTTATCATGTGGGCGCCCTCTCACAGCTGTCGCTTATGCCGCCTTTACATCTCGGGAATTATTATCCACGCTACAAATCCCTGCACGCACTTTTCTTGCCTTTGCTGTTACTCTAGAAGAACATTACGTACGTGACAATCCGTTCCACAACTCGTTGCACGCTGCAGACGTAACACAATCGACAAATGTACTTCTGAATACACCCGCTCTCGATGCGGTGTTTACGCCCCTAGAAGTATGCGCTGCTTTGTTTGCTGCCTGCGTTCATGATGTTGATCATCCGGGGCTTACGAACCAGTTTCTCGTAAACTCTAGTTCTGAATTGGCACTTATGTATAATGATGAGTCTGTTCTTGAAAATCACCATCTTGCCGTTGCGTTTAAATTACTACAAAATGACGGATGCGATATATTCGTAAATCTTCATAAGAAGCAGAGGCAAACATTACGAAAAATGGTCATTGATATGGTGCTTTCAACTGACATGTCAAAACATATGAGTCTACTAGCAGATCTTAAAACTATGGTAGAAACAAAGAAAGTCGCTGGAAGTGGAGTATTATTACTTGACAACTATACAGACCGAATACAAGTTTTGGAGAATCTCGTACACTGTGCCGATCTGAGCAATCCCACAAAACCATTACCGTTGTATAAACGATGGGTAGCATTACTTATGGAAGAATTCTTTCAACAAGGTGATCGAGAGCGGGAACATGGCATGGATATTAGTCCTATGTGCGACAGACATAATGCGACGATTGAAAAATCTCAAGTTGGTTTTATCGACTACATCGTACATCCACTGTGGGAGACTTGGGCAGATCTTGTGCATCCAGATGCTCAAGATATTTTAGATACCCTAGAAGAGAATCGCGATTATTACCAAAGCATGATACCTCCTTCGCCGCCACCTGCGCCAGTACAGACACATTCAGGAGCCGAAGATGAACGCCCCGAACAAATACGTTTTCAAGTGagtaaacaaaatacttttcttAGGAATAAagcaatcaaaat
This window encodes:
- the LOC126768474 gene encoding cAMP-specific 3',5'-cyclic phosphodiesterase isoform X2; this encodes MEEEDDERKGRRPKLAAFSSLNARIVHSSLEEGFVRQPVSSESNDINTMSSISTAQFSDRSFVSKASTFSRSGTSSSSQEECEVAQTTVTSGQYLAAARVETARSMESLRPSKDTSPARPASSCTSVRVHRSSFLTASERDVRETRGAPARRALSGEDMGNSAEKRRGLFASTERRALQQLSLPPPDRRLTILSPHSPMASAELQWPIPSGIRGRRKKGMVLPKLILPRSDSDGSDVFFESFDVENGGGAGGVAGGARSPLEGGSPSAALVLQSMPQRRESFLYRSDSDFEMSPKSMSRNSSIASERFKEVEAAQLDRAHGEDLIVTPFAQVLASLRSVRNNFLCLTNVPVAKSRRSSGAATAVTPQPKNFNPGDEAYMKLALETVEELDWCLDQLETIQTHRSVSDMASLKFKRMLNKELSHFSESSKSGNQISEYICSTFLDKQQELDLPSLQVDETTERTKKKEKPRHAGPGATMSQISGVKRALTHTNSFTGERVPRYGVETPHEEELGRCLGELDRWGVDIFRIGDLSCGRPLTAVAYAAFTSRELLSTLQIPARTFLAFAVTLEEHYVRDNPFHNSLHAADVTQSTNVLLNTPALDAVFTPLEVCAALFAACVHDVDHPGLTNQFLVNSSSELALMYNDESVLENHHLAVAFKLLQNDGCDIFVNLHKKQRQTLRKMVIDMVLSTDMSKHMSLLADLKTMVETKKVAGSGVLLLDNYTDRIQVLENLVHCADLSNPTKPLPLYKRWVALLMEEFFQQGDREREHGMDISPMCDRHNATIEKSQVGFIDYIVHPLWETWADLVHPDAQDILDTLEENRDYYQSMIPPSPPPAPVQTHSGAEDERPEQIRFQVTLEEGEGSEECEGEGDGGM